The Terriglobales bacterium DNA window TTGGAGGAATTGCATGAAGTCAGTATTGGTTCTCCTGCTGTTCTTGCCGCTCGCAATAGATCCGCAATCACCCGATTGGAAGAATTTTCTCGCGCTGGAATCCGCCTGGAATGAAGCGCATGTCAGTGGCGATGCGATTGTTCTCGACCAACTCTGGTCTGAAGATCTTGAAGTCACTGTGCCGAGAATGCCCGTGATGTCGAAGACCGAAGCTCTAGGGTTTGCTCGTTCAGGGAAAATGAAGTTCCAGAAGTACCAGACCTCTGACCTGAATGTGCGCGTTTATGGCGACGCAGCAGTGGT harbors:
- a CDS encoding nuclear transport factor 2 family protein, coding for MKSVLVLLLFLPLAIDPQSPDWKNFLALESAWNEAHVSGDAIVLDQLWSEDLEVTVPRMPVMSKTEALGFARSGKMKFQKYQTSDLNVRVYGDAAVVSGRLQRERSLNGKTFEDDWRFTKVYIRRNERWQVVAFHCSDAGQP